The Pseudofrankia inefficax genome window below encodes:
- a CDS encoding thiamine pyrophosphate-binding protein: MSVKVFERILQLFEAEGINTIFGIPDPNFVHMFQCAEQRGWNVVAPHHEEAAGFMAEAVSRMTGKAAVCIGTLGPGVANLAGAMMCAQVEHSPVIFLGGQRARITEQRVRRGRIQFVKQSELFEPSVKYCASIEYADQTDEVIREGLRRALTGTPGPVYIEYPSNVILEDLDVPPALPPSAYRLVDQTAGPDRIAEAVRLIGAATQPVLLIGHGVHTARAAESVKALADLMACPVIQTSGGTSYIHGLEDRTFPYGFSPAAVEAVVSSDLCLAIGTEIGEPVHYGRGQHWAAKNAERPWILVEQDPAAIGVNRPIDVPLVGDLRAVVPQLVEALQDSPRNASPELDGWIRQDAARLAELAETAPTGMSPVHPARLMVEATKAFPADGIMVRDGGAITIFGWTYSQAKPHDVIWNQNFGHLGTGLPYAVGASVADGGKRPTMLITGDSSFQFHIAELETAARLNLPLVCVVSVDYAWGLEVGVYKRTFGQGSLETGTHWSKDTRLDKVAEGFGCYGEYVEREEDIAPAIKRAFSSGRPGVIHVVVDPKANSEEMPNYSEFRTWYAEGMH; encoded by the coding sequence ATGTCGGTAAAAGTCTTCGAGCGCATCCTGCAGCTTTTCGAGGCGGAGGGCATCAATACGATCTTCGGCATCCCGGACCCGAACTTCGTGCACATGTTCCAGTGCGCCGAGCAGCGTGGCTGGAACGTCGTGGCCCCGCATCACGAGGAGGCCGCCGGCTTCATGGCCGAGGCCGTCTCGCGGATGACCGGGAAGGCCGCCGTCTGCATCGGCACGCTGGGCCCCGGTGTCGCGAACCTGGCCGGCGCCATGATGTGTGCCCAGGTCGAGCACTCGCCGGTCATCTTCCTGGGCGGCCAGCGCGCGCGCATCACCGAGCAGCGGGTCCGCCGCGGCCGGATCCAGTTCGTCAAGCAGTCCGAGCTGTTCGAGCCCTCGGTGAAGTACTGCGCCAGCATCGAGTACGCGGACCAGACCGACGAGGTCATCCGCGAGGGCCTGCGCAGGGCGCTGACGGGAACACCCGGACCGGTCTACATCGAATACCCGTCGAACGTGATCCTGGAGGACCTCGACGTACCGCCGGCCCTGCCGCCATCGGCCTATCGCCTGGTCGACCAGACGGCCGGCCCGGACCGGATCGCCGAGGCCGTGCGGCTCATCGGCGCGGCCACGCAGCCAGTTCTCCTGATCGGGCACGGCGTCCACACGGCCCGGGCCGCGGAATCGGTGAAGGCGCTCGCCGACCTGATGGCCTGTCCGGTCATTCAGACGTCGGGCGGCACCTCGTACATCCACGGACTGGAGGACCGCACGTTCCCGTACGGCTTCTCGCCGGCGGCCGTCGAGGCGGTGGTGAGCTCCGATCTGTGCCTGGCGATCGGCACGGAGATCGGGGAGCCGGTCCACTACGGCCGAGGTCAGCACTGGGCCGCGAAGAACGCGGAACGCCCGTGGATTCTCGTCGAGCAGGACCCCGCCGCGATCGGCGTGAACCGTCCCATCGACGTGCCGCTCGTCGGTGACCTGCGCGCGGTCGTCCCGCAGCTGGTCGAGGCGCTCCAGGACTCGCCGCGGAACGCGTCGCCCGAGCTTGACGGCTGGATTCGGCAGGACGCCGCCCGGCTCGCCGAGCTGGCCGAGACCGCTCCGACCGGCATGTCCCCGGTGCATCCGGCCCGCCTGATGGTCGAGGCGACCAAGGCCTTCCCGGCCGACGGCATCATGGTCCGGGACGGCGGCGCCATCACCATCTTCGGCTGGACCTACTCACAGGCGAAGCCGCACGACGTGATCTGGAACCAGAACTTCGGCCACCTGGGCACCGGCCTTCCCTATGCCGTCGGAGCCTCCGTGGCGGACGGCGGGAAACGCCCCACGATGCTGATCACCGGGGACTCGTCGTTCCAGTTCCACATCGCCGAGCTGGAGACCGCCGCGAGGCTGAACCTGCCGCTCGTCTGTGTGGTGAGCGTCGACTACGCCTGGGGCCTGGAGGTCGGCGTCTACAAGCGCACCTTCGGCCAGGGCTCGCTGGAGACAGGCACGCACTGGAGCAAGGACACCCGCCTCGACAAGGTCGCCGAGGGCTTCGGCTGCTACGGCGAGTACGTCGAGCGCGAGGAGGACATCGCGCCCGCCATCAAACGAGCGTTCAGCAGCGGCCGGCCCGGCGTCATCCACGTGGTGGTCGACCCGAAGGCGAACTCCGAGGAGATGCCGAACTACAGCGAGTTCCGGACCTGGTACGCGGAGGGAATGCACTGA
- a CDS encoding flavin-containing monooxygenase, translated as MQECGPTDTPEVDHQALRAKYLVERDRRLRPEGQKQYLVAEGEFEDFYEADPYTPFVPRDPISEEIDVAILGGGWAGLVAAARVKETGIENFRIIELAGDFGGAWYWNRYPGIQCDTDSYCYLPLLEETGYLPKEKYARGDECFEHAQRIGKHYGLYDNAIFSTLVRSLEWDNSIRRWRIGTNRGDNLRARFVVMCQGPFNRPKLPGIPGITDFQGHTIHTARWDYEYTGGDLHGGLDRLAGKRVAVIGTGASGVQVIPHLARSAEHLYVFQRTASSIDERGDVPTDPEWAKTLQPGWQEERRHNFHTAAYEAFAPGQPDLICDGWTEISRNLQAHLDATGGWAAMADPAKFLELRELVDYQVMERLRQRISSVVKDEKTAEVLKPNYRFLCKRPCFNDEYLPTFNRPNVTLVDVSDTRGVERITAKGIIAHGVEHEVDCIVFASGFEITTDLDRRLGIQPFVGRDGLSLYDHWAKGYRTLHGTMSHGFPNQFFTGYIQGGITAAVPAMFEQQATHIAYIIAETLARGASTVEPTEEAQDQWVATIRATEIDNTNFARECTPGYYNNEGEQQIRSVLGDPYWPGFYAMEDVLRTWRADGELEGLVLEPRRAPRPLR; from the coding sequence ATGCAGGAGTGCGGACCGACGGATACTCCCGAGGTCGACCACCAGGCCCTCCGGGCGAAGTACCTGGTGGAGCGGGACAGGCGCTTACGCCCCGAGGGGCAGAAGCAGTACCTCGTCGCCGAGGGCGAGTTCGAGGACTTCTACGAGGCCGATCCGTACACGCCGTTCGTGCCCCGGGACCCGATCTCCGAGGAGATCGACGTGGCGATCCTCGGCGGCGGCTGGGCGGGGCTCGTCGCCGCGGCCCGGGTCAAGGAAACCGGCATCGAGAACTTCCGCATCATCGAGCTGGCCGGTGACTTCGGCGGTGCCTGGTACTGGAACCGCTACCCCGGCATCCAGTGCGACACGGACAGCTACTGCTACCTGCCACTGCTCGAGGAGACCGGCTACCTGCCGAAGGAGAAGTACGCCCGCGGCGACGAGTGCTTCGAGCACGCCCAGCGGATCGGCAAGCACTACGGCCTCTACGACAACGCGATCTTCAGCACGCTGGTCCGCTCGCTGGAGTGGGACAACTCGATCAGGCGCTGGCGGATCGGCACCAACCGGGGCGACAACCTCCGGGCCCGGTTCGTGGTCATGTGCCAGGGGCCGTTCAACCGCCCGAAGCTCCCGGGCATCCCCGGCATCACGGATTTCCAGGGTCACACGATCCACACGGCCCGCTGGGACTACGAGTACACCGGCGGCGACCTGCACGGCGGTCTGGACAGGCTCGCCGGCAAGCGGGTCGCCGTGATCGGCACCGGCGCCAGCGGCGTCCAGGTGATCCCGCACCTCGCCCGTTCCGCCGAGCACCTCTACGTCTTCCAGCGCACGGCCTCGTCCATCGACGAGCGCGGCGACGTCCCGACCGACCCCGAATGGGCGAAGACGCTCCAGCCGGGCTGGCAGGAGGAGAGACGGCACAACTTCCACACCGCGGCCTACGAGGCCTTCGCTCCCGGCCAGCCGGACCTGATCTGCGACGGCTGGACCGAGATCAGCCGAAACCTGCAGGCCCACCTCGACGCCACCGGCGGCTGGGCCGCGATGGCCGATCCGGCGAAGTTCCTGGAGCTGCGGGAGCTGGTCGACTACCAGGTGATGGAACGGCTGCGCCAGCGCATCTCCTCCGTCGTCAAGGACGAGAAGACCGCCGAGGTACTGAAGCCGAACTACCGCTTCCTGTGCAAGCGGCCGTGCTTCAACGACGAGTACCTGCCGACCTTCAACCGGCCGAACGTCACCCTTGTCGACGTCTCGGACACCAGGGGCGTCGAGCGCATCACGGCGAAGGGCATCATCGCCCACGGCGTCGAGCACGAGGTCGACTGCATCGTGTTCGCCAGCGGCTTCGAGATCACGACCGACCTCGACCGCCGCCTGGGCATCCAGCCGTTCGTCGGGCGCGACGGCCTGTCGCTCTACGACCACTGGGCCAAGGGCTATCGCACCCTGCACGGCACCATGAGCCACGGCTTCCCGAACCAGTTCTTCACCGGCTACATCCAGGGCGGCATCACCGCGGCCGTGCCGGCGATGTTCGAGCAGCAGGCCACGCACATCGCCTACATCATCGCCGAGACCCTGGCCCGTGGCGCCTCGACCGTGGAGCCCACCGAGGAGGCCCAGGACCAGTGGGTCGCGACGATCCGGGCCACCGAGATCGACAACACCAACTTCGCGCGGGAATGCACGCCCGGTTACTACAACAACGAGGGCGAGCAGCAGATCCGGTCGGTTCTCGGCGACCCCTACTGGCCGGGTTTCTACGCCATGGAGGACGTGCTGCGGACCTGGCGCGCCGACGGTGAGCTGGAGGGCCTCGTCCTGGAGCCGCGCCGCGCCCCGCGCCCGTTGCGGTGA
- a CDS encoding maleate cis-trans isomerase family protein — protein sequence MTDALGWRLKLGVVTPSVNTVVQPEYDDMRPRGVTNHVARIHIRDWVVNNADDFDGLVRDIDNGVDDAVERVLTCEPACVVLGVSIEAVFDDPKAGEAIRERLRVKFGDELRLVHAGDAIPAALRAVGVGEGPIGLLTPYQPSSEPHLRSFVEHCGYELQTAVHLRCPTAVQIAHTPRETLQRELKAIAERRPRAIVQFGANLAMGRIAAEAEQWLGLPVIAVNTATYWHALRSNGIADQAEGFGQLLARC from the coding sequence ATGACAGATGCCCTGGGCTGGCGGCTGAAACTGGGGGTGGTCACCCCTTCGGTGAACACCGTCGTCCAGCCCGAGTACGACGACATGCGCCCGCGCGGGGTGACCAATCACGTCGCGCGCATTCATATCCGCGACTGGGTCGTCAACAACGCCGACGACTTCGACGGCCTGGTCCGGGACATTGACAACGGTGTCGATGACGCCGTCGAACGGGTGCTGACCTGTGAGCCGGCGTGCGTGGTGCTCGGGGTCTCCATTGAGGCGGTCTTCGACGACCCGAAGGCCGGCGAGGCGATCCGGGAGCGGCTGCGGGTGAAGTTCGGCGACGAGCTGCGGCTCGTTCACGCCGGAGACGCGATCCCGGCGGCGCTGCGGGCCGTCGGCGTGGGCGAGGGGCCGATCGGGCTGCTGACGCCTTACCAGCCGTCGTCCGAGCCGCACCTGCGTTCCTTCGTGGAGCACTGCGGCTACGAGCTGCAGACCGCGGTCCATCTACGCTGCCCCACCGCGGTCCAGATCGCGCACACTCCACGGGAGACCCTGCAACGTGAGCTGAAGGCGATCGCGGAGCGGCGGCCGCGGGCCATCGTCCAGTTCGGCGCGAACCTGGCCATGGGCCGGATCGCCGCCGAGGCCGAGCAGTGGCTGGGCCTGCCGGTGATCGCGGTCAACACGGCCACCTACTGGCACGCCCTGCGCAGCAACGGGATAGCCGACCAGGCAGAAGGCTTCGGCCAGCTGCTGGCCCGGTGCTGA